The Saccharopolyspora gloriosae genome window below encodes:
- the pdxS gene encoding pyridoxal 5'-phosphate synthase lyase subunit PdxS, giving the protein MTDTAATAQATGTDGVKRGMAEMLKGGVIMDVVTPEQAKIAEAAGAVAVMALERVPADIRVQGGVARMSDPDMIDGIVEAVSIPVMAKARIGHFVEAQVLQSLGVDYIDESEVLTPADEALHIDKWAFTAPFVCGATNLGEALRRIAEGAAMIRSKGEAGTGNVVEATRHMRAIRAEIRRLGTLDGEELYAAAKELRAPVSLVQEVAAAGELPVVLFTAGGLATPADAAMMRQLGAEGVFVGSGIFKSGDPAKRAEAIVKATTFYDDPDVIAKVSRGLGEAMVGLNVESLPADQRYAQRGW; this is encoded by the coding sequence TTGACCGACACCGCAGCCACCGCGCAGGCCACCGGCACCGACGGAGTGAAACGGGGCATGGCCGAGATGCTCAAGGGCGGGGTGATCATGGACGTCGTGACCCCGGAGCAGGCGAAGATCGCCGAAGCCGCCGGGGCGGTCGCCGTGATGGCCCTCGAACGGGTGCCCGCCGACATCCGCGTCCAGGGCGGCGTCGCCCGCATGTCCGACCCGGACATGATCGACGGCATCGTCGAGGCGGTCTCCATCCCCGTGATGGCCAAGGCGCGCATCGGGCACTTCGTCGAAGCCCAGGTGCTGCAATCGCTCGGCGTCGACTACATCGACGAATCCGAGGTGCTCACCCCCGCCGACGAAGCGCTGCACATCGACAAGTGGGCGTTCACCGCGCCGTTCGTCTGCGGGGCCACGAACCTCGGCGAAGCGCTGCGCCGCATCGCCGAAGGCGCCGCGATGATCCGCTCGAAGGGTGAGGCGGGCACCGGCAACGTCGTCGAGGCGACCCGGCACATGCGCGCCATCCGCGCCGAGATCCGGCGGCTCGGCACCCTCGACGGCGAGGAGCTGTACGCGGCGGCCAAGGAGCTCCGCGCCCCGGTCTCGCTGGTCCAGGAGGTCGCGGCGGCGGGCGAGCTGCCGGTCGTGCTGTTCACCGCGGGCGGCCTGGCCACCCCGGCGGACGCGGCGATGATGCGCCAGCTCGGCGCGGAGGGCGTGTTCGTCGGCTCCGGCATCTTCAAGTCCGGTGACCCGGCCAAGCGCGCCGAGGCGATCGTGAAGGCCACGACCTTCTACGACGACCCGGACGTCATCGCGAAGGTC